Within Solea solea chromosome 1, fSolSol10.1, whole genome shotgun sequence, the genomic segment ATCATAATCCTCATCTGTAGTTATGTCACATGGTAAATAatctttcatatttttatatttgttagGCAAACAAAATCATTGAGTCTGACTTTCAACACCTGGAGAACCTGGCTCTGGATCAAGACCAAGATCAGGACCTGGTCCCAGTGTCGAGCATGGAAACCTAAAAACCACTTTGTCAGCAGTGGATTAAGATCTTTATTGGAAACCAAGCCTTTAAACATCATTGTacaagtttatttttagaatTACAGCAACAACAGCGACAGGCCACGTCCCCCACACACGCATGTGcagagcagtggttcccaaactgagctgcagggggcgctgtgctcTGCTCCCCCACGGGAAAATACAGCTAATAATTATTCTGTATGTAATAATAGTTTTATGGTTTAGTTTTTCAGACGTGAGGTTTTATCGGCGTTTATCGAGTTCAGGAAccgctgctctttttttttttttacggccAAACTTTAAAGCGCAAGTTGTTGACGTCGCGAAAAACGAGAAAcggaaaagaaacaaataaacaaagagaaacatgaagaaaacgacagaaataaaagacaaagatttgatttcagggggaaaaaaaatggatgaaccataattttctttctttcaaaataaaaaccagtgaaaagaaaaacctggATAAACACGCTCCATCATGTGGTTTTATcggatttatttgttgtttgttttaagctACAAAGAAAACCACGGCCgccagaagaaagaaaaacacaaagtttttcccctctttttattttttggcgAATGCAGAGATTTCTGTTTCAATTCCACACAAACGtgaaattaatataaatacatttgtttttaaaaagaagtcGCGTTTGCTgctgaagatgaaaaaaaaaagaaaaaaaaaaaagaaaagaaaaactagaGAGTTCAGACTCTGCGGCGAAAAAGAGAGAAACTACTTTGACGTGAAGGAGACGGCAACACGTACAAATCTAGAAATGCTCCAGATGTTAATCTGGATTATCAGCCTGCTCTTATTCCACAGTGCAGCTGCAGTACCGCTGTGTACAGCTGGGGGTGCTGCAGCAGCTTTGATTTTACCCTGACAGTGAACTTGGTCTCCTGCTGAGAACCAGGCCGgagacaaattaaattaaacgtaGTAATAATCAGTCAAGTGTGTTAATCTGTCGGATTAGCGTCGGCTGATCAGAATAAAAAAAGTCGCGATTATTAATTGTTGTTGCGATGTTTCGGTTCAGAATATCTCAGTGGGAGCATCTCCAGTAAAAATGTCCTCGTCCTCCAGAAGCAGCTGTTTTAGAtctgcacacaaaacaaaacgcACATTATTAATCACTCATTCGagttcattattattcattcattcattagagTTCATTATTCTATAGTCAGTGCTCTCAGTGTTATCAGTGCTATCATTTTCCAGCCAAATTCAACGATTCATTCATCACGATGTTCGTCCGATTCAGAAAATTCTACCACGTTTTTTACACTACTGGATTATTATTCTCCccgataagaaaaaaaaaggtcagaatttaaaaaatcaaaatttGGAAAATTTGGAGAAAGGGTCAGCATTACGTGAAAAAGTCCTAACTATGTGAAAACGTCTGAACtacaagaaaaagtcagaattactAGAATGTTGGAATTGAGAGAAAAGGTCCCAACTACGAGAAAACGTTTGAACTACGAGAAAGTCAGAATTgaggttttcatttttttcccagttGGTCCTAATCCTCTTCGGTAGTCTTTCAAAtcttttataattttttaaatcttaaactTTTTAGAGCAGATTACAGGTTCAAATAAAATCGCTCACCTCCTCaatgtcgtcgtcgtcatcgaCGTCACAATCGTCGTCAAACTGCACGTCGTCATCGACGTTGCCCAGAGTGTCCAAGTCCAGTTTGGCTGCGAGGACGAAGACAAGACgttaaaacaggaagtcaccaaaataaaagcaccacagaaaaagaagaggaggtgtTAAAACAGGAGGaagtcaacaaaataaaaccaccacAGAAGAAGGCGATGAGGAGGACGATTGATGATGGTTTTCAAAAATGtgagcagcagaaacagaaatgtcttcactttaagAGACAgttattaaagtaaataaagtaattattaaagaaaaaaaactcaccatGTTCGGGCAGCTCTCCGTACACTTTCAAACTGCGAGCCTCGTCTGGGTTGTACTTGAGGATGACGTCAGCTTTGTTGTCCTGGAACACAAATCAGGATTCAtgagacaaaacaaccacacaacagagaccaagaaaacaacacaacagagacaaaaacaacaccacagagacaaaaacaacaacacagacaacacaacggagacaaaaacaaccCCACCCAGccaaagacaacacaacagagacaaaatcaacacaacagagacaaagacaacacaacagagagaaagacaacacaacacagataaagacaacaacaaacctGAGTGCACTGCAGAGGTGAATccatattaaacacatttaaactggtttaaaccaTGATTAAACCAGTGACAATGAGGTGTAACTCACCTGGTAATCTCTCAATCCCACCAGGATGATGTCTGACGTGTTAATCCAAacctggagcaaagaaaaaacacaaagcagagaTTACACCacgtgactcacacacacagagtctgtgctGACTCAGCAGTGTGGACCGTGTGTGAgaaaaggttaaaggtcagcgAGGACGTTCCCACCTTTTTCCGGAGTTTTCCTCTGATGTGGCAGAGTCGCTTGGTGCCGTCGAAACACATGGCCTCCAAACGGCCGTTCCCCAACATTTTAATCACCTGAGCGTATTCTGGAAACACCACGTTTAAGAGATGGGCTGATACTGGATCACATGTCACACAAATCCTTCATTACACAGACTGGAAGaattcttctttatgggagaaatATCTGTGACACAATTGGACAATTATAATTTTGAAAAAGATGGAAATAAAGATGTAAAATGTGCGTCGGTGTCAGTTATCACATATCGAGTCATCAGAGTCTAACGGTGTTTTCAAACGTACAGTTCTAACTAGGGACAGGACCAATATTATTACCAAGATCAATATTGGACATTACAGCCATGTTTGAGCCTAAAATGAAGTACAGTGTAGAATATTTTCCACCCTCTGCATTGCTgctgtaaaagagaaaaaacactttcaacaaAAATTCGACACATGGACCTCGACAATCGACTCAAAATGCCGTGTCGTTCCCATACCAACGTCTAGCTTGACTCAGCTCGGTGTAACTCCACTCTaatcattttgtgttgtttttccctcagtgACAGAACCCAGTCCCTGCGATCTGTTTTACTTCTTGATAAAACCATTCTGGGAAATATGTCACAATTATCTTTGCTCAGAATTGAGATCATGATTTTTTCACAAATGGAAATGTTTAATACACCCATGaacaaaagattagaaacattcaGTTAGGCATTCAAGTAAAGTTATATTATAACTTTACAGAaagagacacaagaatcaaagctgAACAACActgaactgtagatgagttaaaaatgtggcttcatctccaacatttagcaaagcaaatTCACAGGAGTCTGGTGGATTTGGTGAGTCAGGTGGTCGTGTGATTCTCGTCACGACCTCCAGGGTTTTCATCAGattctgttttgtatttatttctcctcaGCTCACACTTTCTCCCGTGTTCTGTGCTGCACTCGCTCAGCGCCGCTGCTCGTTAACTAAGCTGCAGATGACTTCACCTCCACTGAATCACGTGATGTAAAGACTACAAGTGGTGAGAGAGAAGCCAGCGACGAGGAAACTCCCAGAGGGAAAtagcaaatgaaataaaacgCAGAAGAATcgttgtcatttagaaatgagatcaATTGTCATTGTAAATCGAGATCGCgatttttttaaccatttatcATACAGCCCTAGTTCTtgctctgatgaggttccaggtgagctgagccgatgctacagagacaaaaaccaCATTGAGCCGATGCTacaatgtgacgtcaacagactgcaggtcactgattggtcagagagagtCGTTAAATAATAACACCATTAAATAAAGAACATTTAGATAGAACCATATTAAAGAGATATGAAGATTCAGTGTCTAAATTAACATCACAGATAAACATTTGTCTAATCCCAGTGATGGTTTCAATGTGTACGACAATATTTCTTTAGGTAAAAGCATGAGTGAGGTTGGGATTAGGTGAGATTATTGGAAACATTCTTGGTCCTGGGAATAGGAATTGTTACATAAACGACTCCATGACTCCATGTTGAAATACGGTCATACTAATAATCTCTGAAGTAGTCATGCCAGGATTAATGATTTGACTTTCAGGTGAAAAACCCTGTTAATCCTTGAGGAAACACTAGTACAGTCTGGATCCAGAACCAGAACTCACCTTGTCCGTCTTCTTTGAACACCAGCTCTCTCTTCTCAGACTCATTCTCGTTCTTTCCACGTCGCCGATTCTTTCCTCCTTTACCTGTAAACACAGACGAGATGTCGTCAGTTTACATTCATTCACGTTAGAGCTCCTACTTCGGGGGCGTTCCTGAACTTGTATTTTCGACTTTCAACTTCATGTCACAGTAAATTagttggagcaaagaaactagaaaatattcacatttaagaaactgaaaaatcccAGAAAACAAAAACCGAGTAATGGAATATTTGTTTCATCCCTAATCGAAGTATAATTGTCTTGGGATATCGATGATCACAGAGTTGTTGTATCACAatgttattggtattgtggaccatgtatcgcattGTGAGAGACCCTGTGATACAGAAGTAAGTTCTTCACACTTCCATCTCAACATCTTTCATTTGCCTGGAATTATGACTCTTCAGAATGAAACTGTAGACACAGAATCTCAGACTGGAATTATGAAGAGTCACCCTTTAGTTACAGATTAAActctatttttaaaataataaaacgctctctctctgaatcttcagctttctttgctccagataacaaagaaatcagaaattgACAAATTAATCCATGATGTAAATCATCGTAAAGATGCATCTCTGTATCTCAAATGAGAAATTAACGGTTATTTAGATTTAATTTGAGATATTTTAAGCAGTAATTCATTTTAACGTTATTAACCGTATCTTGGCAACAGAAATCTGTAGTTTTCATAAAATCACTCACATTTGAcacaattcatcgattacttAATGAATCCTCAACTATTTAGATAATTGAGTGTTTTTCCAACAACTGTTACAAGTTactgtgatttttctgcttcttaaatgggaatattttttctttgttttagtttctttgttgcataaaagcaaagaaatcattaaatctgaatcattttgtgtttgtggacaaaaacacaagatcatcgtttccaggtttgacccGATTAACCGAAAAAATAACCGACAGATGATTGAGAATTCCAGTTAGAGATCATCTCTTACGTCGCTCTaactaattaattaaaactaattaaaactgaatttattCAAAGAATGTACAGCTTTCATTGGGGTGAAAAGAAGATACACTTATCCTGAATTAGAATTCAGCGTCATTTTAGAAATAATTCgacaataaacacttaaacacaTTTGCGATGACatacgtcacacacacagacggaaaGATTTACGCCAGTTGCGCTGATAAGAGTTTACGTTAAAATATCGTAAATTAGCATTTCTGATTCACAAGAATCCAACTACGTGTTCCTGTATCTTGAGTCCAGATTATCTATTAAATTGTAAATACGCTGACATAGTTGAGTTCTATTAGTCAAATAACCAGGTAAAGAGTTAACTGGCGTTATCTTGGGTTAGTTGAGGAtaagttagaaaaaaaatgacccaGGCCAGACCGGGTGGGGTTTAACTCGGAGCTAACTGCTAACAGTGTCATTATTCTGACAGTGAACACGGGACAGTTGGACATACTGACCCGGTATTCACTAACCCGGGTTAAACCAGACttattttctgttgtgtttgagtAAAAACGTAGAAACTGTGGCGGTAAAATCGCTAATCGTGATGCTAACTAGCGTTAGCCGCTGAGTGTCACGTTTTCACTGCGTGTGTCTGCGCGGCGCGAACTCACAACTACACACACTTTGACACGCGCTAAAACACGTCCACGCGGCGCGACTCACCTTTATTCTTGGGCATGTTCTGTCACAAAGATTCGCGAAAATCCCGCTCGATACAAACCACGCGCTGTTCAACAACAAATGTTcacaaagatgatgatgaggaggataTGAGCTAACGCTAAAGGCTCAGACTGTGCTATGCTGCTCTGCGCATGCGCCAACCACTCACACGTTCAAAACACCGAGTGCTTTATTGAAAAAGGAAACGGTTTCAGACACAAAATACCAAGGACGGAAGGATGAATGCGGAGTGTAAGTGTTTTCTACGACCACAGGGTGGCAGTAAGCTACTGTTAATCACCAtcgatagatacatagatagatgtGATGAtattgaataaaacaaataaaaatacatttcaggGTTAAATAAGTCGTAATTTTTGTGGTGTTTTACTTTCATTATATGACAtgacaaaatgacatgtaatgtaattataacTCGTAAACGTCACTTTATCGCCTCCTTGTAGATTTAATCTGTTATTGCTTCTCGTGCCTGTCTCGTCtcagtttttatatttatataaaaaaaaaggttaatagaAAGGTTAAATATCAAGTTAAAGTCAAATGTGCCGTTCATTCCTCATCTTTTTGAAAGTGTCACGTTcagaagaaacaaacattttttaatcttctcgtatatattacatattctagttttcatattttaatgtttataaaATATTTCTTTATTCACTTACCTGtcgacctctgacctttttgCTTCCGTAAAGTGATAACTAATGACTGTTACAACTACTATtatcataatcgatgaatcaagtTTTCTTTCCATTGCACTCCTTTATGccattcctttattattgcacaattttttccccactgttgcacattttacattttatgtttacattacattttatgtttataatatttgtttgtattgctgctatgttgatacaatttccccttggggatgaataaagtatttctattctattctattctattgttttgttcataaaatgtcgATCAAAcgtggaaattatg encodes:
- the eif1axb gene encoding eukaryotic translation initiation factor 1A X-linked b yields the protein MPKNKGKGGKNRRRGKNENESEKRELVFKEDGQEYAQVIKMLGNGRLEAMCFDGTKRLCHIRGKLRKKVWINTSDIILVGLRDYQDNKADVILKYNPDEARSLKVYGELPEHAKLDLDTLGNVDDDVQFDDDCDVDDDDDIEEI